TGATCAGGCTGATGAGTACAAGGAGCTGAGCGAGCAGGCGACGCATCACAGAACAGCATGTTCTTGAATTGTGCACCCCAGTCGGTGCCTTCTGCGGCGAAGATGGTGCATCGTTCGGTTGATGCTTGGTAATGCGGTGGGAATACACCCAGTTGCGCTTCGTACCCCGTGGTAAGACATGGACCGGCGAAATTGAGGAGCTCTGGCTGGATGATCGCCAGCTGATTTCTAGAAACCATCCGCAGCGTGATGTCAGTCTGGTGGGATTGATGAATGAGTTGGGTGAGCAGGGTTGGGAGCTTGTGACCTATGCCCAACCCTTCACCGGATACCACGGTGGTTGCTACACCTTTAAGCGTCAGAAGTAACCAGATCGTTCAGAGCACGCTGGCATTGATGTGTTGAGCCATTCCCATAAAACCAATGACGAGAAGGGCGACAGCAATTGTTGACACCAGGGATGCAACGCCGATTTGTCTTTGATGATTCAAGGTTCTCATGACTCATCCTCACTTTTTAGATGTACAAGAATGCATTGTTCGTAGCAGCTGCCATCGTCAAGATTGCAGAGGGTTAGGCATTCAAAATAGGCATTGACTTGAGATTCAGTTACACAGGCTTGAGCTGCATTTGGTGATTCAAGAGTTCTACTTAGCATGTCTTTCATCGGTTCGCTAGGCGACACTATGCTGGTTTTTCTCTTAAGGCAATTATTTTATTTCGGCGGGTAAATACCTAGATAAGATTACCTATAACCATGTTGATGGATTTGTTGGCACGCCTTGAATCCAAAGTCGATGTGATTGCCAGTCCAGCCTGTTTAAGGTGATTGGATGAACAACCGGAATCCCACTGAGCGGCTTGAGGACGAGCTTGATCGTGCCAAGGCTCTTGGGCGGTGGCTCAGTGAAGATGAGCAGGCTGAGCTTGATCGTGCCGCTGACGCCGTGGCCACGCGAGTGGAAACAAGGAAACGGCGTGATCGAAAGCTGGTGATTTTGACGGGCGTCTGTCTGTTGATTCCGCCGCTCTGGCCTTTGGCTTTGGGGCTGACCTTGTTTCTTCTTTATCCAGACACCATGGCCAGGATCGGACTGGCCGCTGGTATCGCTTTCCTGGTCGGCGGACTGTTGCTGGCTGGCGTGCTGGGTTTAGCCATGGTCTGGCTGGTTCAATTGTTGTTCTGATCAGTCCAAGCCCTTGGATTTCACAACTGTCATGCCGACGGGGGCCAGAGCAATCAACGCCAGTTTGATGTGCTGAATGCCGAAGGGAATGCCGATGATCGTGACAAAGCAGGCCAATGCACTGCTGAGGTGACCCAGGGCCAACCACCACCCAGCCACAAGGAACCAAATCACGTTTCCGATCAGGCCGAGGGGCCCCGTTCCCAGGTCGTCTCTACCCCTGAGATCACGGCGGTTGACCGCTTCTGAACCGAAGGGCCACAGAGAGAAAAGCCCCATCACCCAGCACGACCGTGCCCACGGCAGCCCCACGATGGTGATGGCGCAGATCAATGCTGCAACCCACCAGGCCAGAGCCATGGGTAGGCCGCCGAGAACAACCCAGAGAAGGTTGAGGGCCATAGAAATCATGTCTCCATTGTCACGGCAAAGCTGATCTCCGTTCGTTAAATTCTGTAAAAGGTGTTTGACCAGGCATGCTCGGCAGTTTCGGAATTATCGGTTGTGGATACGTCGGATCTGCTGTCGCCGTCCATCTAGGACGTCAGGGTCATGAGGTCGTTGGAACCACCACCAACCCCGGACGGTTGGCTGAACTTTGCGATGTGGTCGACCATCCCCGCATCTACAACGCTTGCGACTCCATGGCCGATGCCAGCTTTCTGGATCGTCTTGATGGTGTTCTGATCGCTATGGCCCCAACCACCTCCACTTTTGAGGAGGATCAATACGAAAAGGTCTATGGCCAGGCTGTTCCAGCCCTCGTTGAATCCCTGCGTCAGCGCCAAGGTCGCAGGCCGCTGCATGTCTCGTATCTGAGCAGTGCAGGGGTTTATGGGGATCAGTCAGGTGCCGTTTGCAATGAGCTGACGCCCTTGGATTGTTCCAACAGTGCCAACGCTCTTCTTGCCAGTGCCGAGACAGCTGTTCTCGCCTTGAACGATGCTTCAACCCAGGCCTGTGTTCTCCGGCTCGGTGGCATTTATGGTCCTGGGAAGGACATCCCGTCCTACATCCGCAGTGCTGCGGGCCAGTCGGTTCGTAAAAACGGCAATCACATCAATGCCTGGGTCCATCTGCAGGACATCATCCGGGGCGTTGACTTCGCTTTCGGGAAACGGCTTCAAGGGATTTACAACCTTGTGGATGATCTCCAGTTCACCCGTCGTCAGCTTTCCAATGCACTGTGTGACGACCAAGGCCTCCCCCCCGTGATTTGGGACAACCACGACCGCCCGGGCGCTCGCATCTTCAATGCCCGTGTCAGCAACGCACGTCTGCGTGAAATCGGTTTCCAGCCCAGCATTTCGTCCATGCTTGAGCCAGTGGCGGCCTGAAACTCATCGAGAATTAGCGATTCCGCTTGAGCGCCGCGACTGTATTGATCTTTTGAGACGTGTTGATCTTTGACGACCGACTGTGCGTGTTTGTGTAAAGCGAGATTGCGAGATCCACGGTCGGCTCGTTGCATTGTTTAGACCTTGCTCATTCAAGTTGATGTGTTGTGAAAGAAGACTCATTTTGTATCCAATTCGCTTCGTCTCTGGCACTCATGCTGCTTGAGCTCAATGCAGAATTGCTTGATCTTGCAGAACAAGAGTCCTGCATCATTGCTGAGTCTTCCGTTGTTGAACTTGAGAACGTCTGCTGATGTTGAGCCGCATCCGTGCCGTCTTTGCTGAGGCACAAGTGGAAGGTTTGGATCAGCTCTATGACGTGATCAATGCGGCCCGCGACCTTGCGCCCGATTCAGATTTCCAAGCCTGTTATGACCTTGTGATGGCGTCAGGTGGTCCGGAAGTGGAGGCATGGATCAACTTCACAGTGATCACGGCCACACAGTTCGACATCGATGATCAACCGGATCCTGAGCAGTTTCTTTCTGTTCTTGAGGAATGTTGTGATGCCCGGCGTCTAAAAGAGCTGTCTCAGCCTTCGGAGTAGCGCAGTGCTTTGAGACCCATCACCAAATGGGTTCGGAAGCTACCAAGAGCCATCACTTGCTTTGGCGTCCTCGTATCGCTGACGGCATCCCCCTGGCCTTCAATCCAACGCAGTAATTCTTGGGTTTGATCAGCCCAGGCTGTGAGGGCTGCCCGAAGCAGTTCGTCATCGCTGAGCTTTCCCTCAGGGAGGACGGATGTGTCCATCGCCGCTCTCAGCAAGGCACTGAGTTGCTGATGGCTTAACGCGTCAGGAACGAAGGGATCAGAGTCGATGCTTAAGAAAACCTTTAGCCGGTCCTTTGACGGTAGTTCAGCGGTGTCTATGGCGATACCCGTTTTTTGACCCATTCCTTCAGTTATGGAGCCCTTGATCCGGGTCAGCGCTCAGCCCGCGTGTCGCCAGAGCGATGCGCCGGGCGGCCAAAAGGGCCGGGTAGGCCAGTGCTGAGCGTTGCCCATCGCAGAACAGCGTTGACAGCAACCTCAGCAAAGGATCACTGGGCTTCATGCGACGGCTGAGTTCCGCAATGGCTTCACTTCCATGCCAACGATGCTCACCTTCGATCAGAACGGCGCCGTCCCTGAGAGGCAGCCCTAGGGCGTTGAGCTCATGGCGGATGCTGTGATCAGCGCGCCCGTCAATAATTCGCAGGTTTGGAATGCCAGCCTTGAGTTCACTGCGTAAGGCGAATTGCCGACAGAATGGGCATCCGCCGTCGTAGATGAGGGTTAACAGCATTGCTGAATTCTGTCGCGAAGGGCCTTGGTCTGGCGATGCTTCTGGCCTGTTGGTTGTTGGTTTCCCCTCAGCCGTCGTGGGCGGATTGGATGTGTGACGGGGATCGCCTCAGCGTCGAGATCACCCGGGGAGCCGTTGATGTCACCGGTTTGGCGGATGGCATTCCCAATTCCGCTGCGGGAACCCTCCCTGGGGATGGTGTTCTGGTGCGCTGGGGGGATCTTGTTTTGCAGCTTCCGCGCACCAACAATGCTGGAGCCCCCAGTTACACCGATGGCCGTTGGTGGTGGCGTGTGGTTGACGCTTCTGAGCCGGAATTCTTTGAACGTCGCGGCACGGTGATTCACCATCAGTGCGAGCCGGTCTGAGCGTGAACTCAGTTAGTCCCTTCGACGTTTGCGCCGGTTCGACTTGCGTGTTCCTCCATAGCGGTAACCAGCCTGTTTTCGAAATTTCGGCCAGCAGGTTTCGCACACAAAGATCCAGCTCGTCTGGAGAGACGTGGTGACGCGGAAATGCACGTGTCCTGGCCGTCTGCAGTCGTCACAACAAAAGTGTTGGTTTTTCCACAATTTGATAGGTGATTGTTGCGTCTGATCACCGTCTCGTTGGATCTGCTGAGGATTCTGCTCTTGGTTCACAGCACAGAGCGGTTGGCTTCGCATCGATGGGGTTCCAGGATTTCTGACAATGCAAACCTGGCAAATGGACTGCCAGCACAGCATTCTCAAGACCTGATCAGAGGATTCTGTCTGTGCTCGCAAGGCACTGCGAGTTGTTTTCCACGCCGATTCCCGAAACCATTGGTCTGGTCGGGATTGTTTGCAGAGTCCTTGTGGAAAAGCTGTGTATAACCCTACGAATCGCTCGGCGCATGGGCGTTGATGGAGGCTTTCAGGGCTGCCGTTTCATGGACGCTGAGGTGAGCCTCGACAGCCTCTGGGTTGTTGTTCAGGTAGTGGATCCATTCGTCGTAACACTGCTTCTGTCGCTGATCGGTAATGGAATCAGCGTCTGCAAGAAAGGTGGCGATGGTCTC
Above is a genomic segment from Synechococcus sp. UW69 containing:
- a CDS encoding YccF domain-containing protein; the encoded protein is MISMALNLLWVVLGGLPMALAWWVAALICAITIVGLPWARSCWVMGLFSLWPFGSEAVNRRDLRGRDDLGTGPLGLIGNVIWFLVAGWWLALGHLSSALACFVTIIGIPFGIQHIKLALIALAPVGMTVVKSKGLD
- a CDS encoding SDR family oxidoreductase, which produces MLGSFGIIGCGYVGSAVAVHLGRQGHEVVGTTTNPGRLAELCDVVDHPRIYNACDSMADASFLDRLDGVLIAMAPTTSTFEEDQYEKVYGQAVPALVESLRQRQGRRPLHVSYLSSAGVYGDQSGAVCNELTPLDCSNSANALLASAETAVLALNDASTQACVLRLGGIYGPGKDIPSYIRSAAGQSVRKNGNHINAWVHLQDIIRGVDFAFGKRLQGIYNLVDDLQFTRRQLSNALCDDQGLPPVIWDNHDRPGARIFNARVSNARLREIGFQPSISSMLEPVAA
- a CDS encoding DCC1-like thiol-disulfide oxidoreductase family protein, with the translated sequence MLLTLIYDGGCPFCRQFALRSELKAGIPNLRIIDGRADHSIRHELNALGLPLRDGAVLIEGEHRWHGSEAIAELSRRMKPSDPLLRLLSTLFCDGQRSALAYPALLAARRIALATRGLSADPDQGLHN